From a single Fulvivirga ulvae genomic region:
- a CDS encoding DUF4374 domain-containing protein → MKNHFFNLWHHRAAFFFLSALACVACSDDDGPAATPDTEVNYAVSTVSGAWPDVTTYIQGIEGLNLSTVDNSNAIELTGSASTVAYGNHLFATPFGAPANLVKYTFNSEGLPEEEERIVVPGANTFSTLHFVSETVAYGTVSGGISKLIIFNPATMRIEDEISLSAVTGRVPEATRTYYLDMLERDNKLFMGVHYENNFVPVNDSAYVAVIDLSTNQVEKIIADGRTGMVFGGQSPNSGMVKTSNGDIYVQALGTTNAGGSSPSGVLRINNGETTFDQDYFFNLEEATGNICIGIYRTSSGQSFTARVEDESDFWEYAIGQPQFRYYKIDLEGKAGEGAVSGLPVTYGSRSMIMHEESGQSVLFSIATNDENAIYRYGLSSDSATKLFTSTGGYITGLQKLN, encoded by the coding sequence CACTTTTTTAATCTATGGCATCACAGGGCAGCCTTCTTTTTTCTATCGGCTCTCGCATGTGTGGCTTGTTCTGATGACGATGGCCCTGCTGCCACACCTGATACGGAGGTAAATTATGCTGTTTCCACAGTCAGCGGCGCATGGCCAGATGTAACTACCTATATTCAGGGCATTGAAGGCCTTAACCTTTCGACGGTTGACAACAGCAATGCAATTGAACTTACCGGAAGTGCGAGCACTGTAGCTTATGGGAACCACCTGTTTGCAACACCTTTTGGCGCTCCGGCCAACCTCGTAAAGTACACTTTCAACAGCGAAGGCCTTCCGGAAGAGGAAGAAAGGATAGTGGTGCCCGGAGCCAATACCTTTTCTACGTTACATTTTGTGAGTGAAACTGTAGCCTACGGGACTGTGTCAGGAGGTATTTCCAAACTGATCATTTTCAACCCTGCCACTATGCGCATAGAAGATGAAATATCCCTTAGTGCGGTTACAGGCAGGGTGCCGGAAGCAACGCGTACTTACTACCTGGATATGCTGGAGCGGGACAATAAGCTATTTATGGGTGTGCACTATGAAAACAACTTTGTACCTGTCAACGATTCGGCCTATGTGGCGGTGATTGACCTGTCGACCAACCAGGTAGAAAAAATAATAGCCGATGGCAGAACGGGGATGGTATTTGGAGGCCAAAGTCCCAATTCGGGTATGGTGAAAACTTCCAACGGAGATATTTATGTACAGGCCCTGGGCACTACCAATGCGGGAGGTAGTAGCCCCAGTGGTGTTTTAAGGATCAACAACGGAGAGACCACTTTTGATCAGGATTACTTCTTCAACCTTGAGGAGGCAACAGGCAACATTTGCATAGGTATCTACCGTACTTCCTCCGGCCAGTCCTTTACTGCCAGGGTAGAAGACGAGAGTGACTTCTGGGAATATGCCATCGGCCAGCCACAATTCAGATACTACAAAATAGATCTTGAAGGTAAGGCCGGCGAGGGTGCTGTATCGGGATTGCCTGTAACCTATGGGTCACGCAGTATGATCATGCATGAGGAGAGCGGCCAGAGCGTACTCTTTTCTATTGCTACCAACGATGAAAATGCGATTTACCGGTATGGCTTGTCATCAGACAGTGCCACCAAATTATTTACCTCAACAGGAGGCTATATCACAGGGTTGCAAAAATTGAACTGA
- a CDS encoding ABC transporter ATP-binding protein — MLEATNLTKNYGDFTALNGLDLSIKSGDIFCLLGANGAGKSTTINLFLNFIEPDAGQATINAMDVTKHPKETRQLLSYIPENLMLYSNLTGLENLDFFCGLGKKHYDKEQLEELLKQSGLQPDFIHRRVSSYSKGMRQKVGIALARARGARVLLLDEPTSGLDPKASNEFSELLLDMKEKGVATLMATHDLFRAKDTGTHIGIMKQGILIEDFKSEDVSFHDLEKLYLKHMH; from the coding sequence ATGCTCGAAGCTACAAACCTCACAAAAAACTATGGCGACTTTACCGCGCTTAACGGGCTGGACCTCAGTATTAAGAGCGGTGATATCTTTTGCCTTTTGGGAGCCAACGGAGCAGGGAAATCCACCACGATTAATCTGTTCCTGAATTTTATAGAGCCTGATGCCGGGCAGGCCACCATCAATGCTATGGATGTAACCAAGCACCCGAAGGAAACGAGACAGTTGCTTTCGTACATACCCGAAAACCTGATGCTCTACTCCAATCTGACTGGTCTGGAGAATCTGGATTTTTTCTGCGGCCTGGGCAAAAAGCATTATGACAAAGAGCAGCTGGAGGAACTTTTGAAGCAGTCCGGTTTGCAGCCTGATTTTATCCACCGCCGGGTAAGCAGTTACTCTAAAGGTATGCGCCAGAAGGTGGGTATAGCGTTAGCCAGGGCCAGGGGTGCCAGGGTGCTCTTGCTCGATGAACCCACATCAGGACTTGACCCGAAAGCCAGTAACGAATTTTCAGAGCTGTTGCTGGACATGAAGGAGAAAGGAGTGGCCACATTAATGGCTACCCATGACCTTTTCCGTGCGAAAGATACCGGGACACACATTGGTATTATGAAGCAAGGGATATTGATAGAGGATTTTAAATCGGAAGATGTGAGCTTTCATGATCTTGAAAAGCTCTACCTCAAACATATGCACTAA
- a CDS encoding ABC transporter permease → MRNLLSIARKEIKIALRERLVVSLGIIILLLLGVALYGGYVSYRQQSRIITEKQEEKRTEWLGQGDKHPHIAAHYGTFVFKPKTILSVFDFGLDTYTGTSIYLEAHYQHEFMFRPAQDYSSMIRFGELSAALVLYVLLPLLIIFLAFSSYTKEKETGTLKLLLSQGASYASITWGKVLAYCILLIVILAPYIAGMFVLSSLSLSSAVVPDVSVRTVLLVLIYSLYIFIFLSLSVWVSLRSATGRNALLTLLACWIFLVILTPKAVANLSESFYTLPSMRAFKEAIQKDIREGIDGETPGSVRRARLEKEYLTRYDVDSLHQLPFNFEGVSMQAGEEYGNMVYDIHWDKLRNIFHRQNNMGSIASIFNPYLAIQHLSMALSATDLYTAIDFEDKVEAYRRELVRKMNNDMAQNSRYGEFYEYKATRELWDEIEDFSYITPSAFEILQHYKLEMISIVGWTTFVILLLHYSNRKSKPIHG, encoded by the coding sequence ATGCGAAATTTACTTTCCATAGCCAGAAAAGAAATAAAAATTGCCCTGCGTGAGCGGCTGGTAGTTTCCCTCGGGATCATCATTTTGCTGCTACTCGGCGTAGCCCTGTATGGTGGCTACGTGTCGTACCGCCAGCAAAGCAGGATAATAACTGAAAAACAGGAAGAAAAACGAACGGAATGGCTCGGGCAGGGGGATAAGCATCCCCACATAGCCGCGCACTACGGTACTTTTGTGTTCAAACCGAAAACTATCCTCAGTGTTTTTGATTTTGGCCTGGATACTTATACCGGCACGTCTATTTACCTGGAGGCACACTACCAGCATGAATTTATGTTTCGTCCGGCTCAGGACTACAGCAGTATGATCCGCTTTGGCGAGCTTAGTGCAGCCCTCGTACTCTATGTACTGCTGCCATTGCTGATCATCTTTCTGGCATTCTCATCTTACACCAAAGAAAAAGAAACAGGCACCCTCAAGCTACTACTCAGTCAGGGTGCCTCTTATGCATCTATTACATGGGGTAAGGTGCTGGCCTACTGCATATTGCTTATAGTTATTCTCGCGCCTTACATAGCTGGCATGTTCGTGCTATCCAGTTTGAGTTTATCCTCAGCAGTCGTGCCCGATGTATCGGTAAGAACGGTATTGCTCGTATTGATTTATTCGCTCTACATTTTTATTTTTCTTTCACTGTCGGTATGGGTATCCCTCAGGTCGGCCACGGGTAGAAATGCTCTACTTACCCTGCTGGCTTGCTGGATATTTCTGGTCATCCTTACGCCAAAGGCCGTGGCTAACCTGAGTGAGAGCTTTTATACATTACCTTCCATGCGGGCTTTTAAAGAGGCCATTCAAAAAGATATTCGTGAGGGTATTGACGGGGAGACACCCGGCTCGGTGAGGCGTGCCAGGCTTGAAAAGGAGTATCTCACCAGGTATGACGTAGATTCTTTGCATCAATTGCCATTCAACTTCGAAGGAGTGAGCATGCAGGCCGGAGAGGAGTACGGTAACATGGTGTATGATATCCATTGGGACAAGCTCAGAAATATCTTTCACAGGCAAAACAATATGGGCAGTATAGCCAGTATATTCAATCCATACCTGGCCATACAGCACCTCTCCATGGCATTGTCGGCCACCGACCTGTACACTGCTATAGATTTTGAAGACAAAGTGGAGGCCTACCGCAGGGAACTTGTGCGTAAGATGAACAACGATATGGCCCAAAACTCGCGGTACGGTGAATTTTATGAGTACAAAGCCACCCGGGAGCTTTGGGATGAAATTGAAGATTTCAGCTATATCACTCCTTCTGCTTTTGAAATATTACAACACTATAAGCTGGAGATGATCTCCATAGTAGGATGGACCACTTTCGTTATCCTCCTGCTTCACTATTCAAACCGAAAAAGTAAACCAATACATGGATAA
- a CDS encoding DUF3526 domain-containing protein yields the protein MDKAIKTLIRYEWVSFIRNRFQLLMVGVTFLFGVYAIYYGQTEINAQREVIKEVMELEQSEFGTYLASFKGEPETMQEEQNHDIASKPAFAWYRHGYHAILPPHDYAALAIGQRDLFRYYYRLTGMSLHYQLFENELANPVNLLAGNFDLSFVIVYLFPLLIIAFCYNLYSGEKENGTLPLLYIQSISISRIVIVRLLFYFTLITGLALLMSLIGLFTSGSVLKEENQLPALLWILGVVIYNAFWFSLLFLIVSYRRNSPFNAITAAGCWLFFLIVIPSVLNIVVTTRYPLSSTELAGLTRRTGLENENDEQETKEVILEFLAHKPELAGSDSLIDNNRLAKAYAAYTSLKDIESQHEVDRYNEQVRKRNILANRFHWVNPAVSMQDVFTHIVHTDLNTFLRFQDALGMFHEKITDFYFQKLFWDQRIHREDYSKLPAFHMEKSIDRYTVATGIIFQIALLTILFALAGLVTIKKKSLI from the coding sequence ATGGATAAGGCTATCAAAACGTTGATCCGCTACGAATGGGTCTCATTCATTCGAAACAGGTTCCAGTTACTTATGGTCGGTGTCACCTTCCTGTTTGGTGTATATGCCATCTACTACGGGCAAACAGAGATCAATGCCCAGCGTGAGGTCATTAAGGAGGTCATGGAGCTGGAGCAAAGTGAATTTGGTACCTATCTGGCCAGCTTTAAAGGTGAGCCGGAGACTATGCAGGAGGAGCAAAACCACGACATAGCTTCCAAGCCTGCCTTTGCCTGGTACAGACATGGCTACCATGCTATTTTGCCACCACACGACTATGCCGCTTTGGCTATCGGGCAGCGAGATCTTTTTCGCTATTACTACAGGCTTACAGGGATGAGCCTGCATTATCAATTGTTTGAAAACGAGCTTGCAAACCCGGTCAATCTGCTGGCCGGTAACTTCGATCTTTCATTCGTCATTGTTTATTTATTTCCGTTATTGATCATTGCCTTTTGTTATAACCTGTATTCAGGAGAAAAGGAGAATGGCACACTTCCTCTTTTGTATATCCAGTCAATCAGCATCAGCAGAATAGTTATAGTACGCCTGCTGTTTTATTTTACCCTGATTACCGGATTGGCCCTGTTAATGTCCCTGATCGGGCTGTTCACGTCAGGTAGTGTGCTTAAAGAAGAAAACCAGTTGCCGGCACTGTTATGGATCTTAGGTGTGGTTATTTATAATGCGTTTTGGTTTAGTTTGTTATTTCTGATCGTTAGCTACCGCAGAAACTCACCTTTTAACGCTATAACAGCTGCTGGCTGCTGGTTATTTTTCCTTATCGTTATTCCTTCGGTACTTAATATTGTAGTTACCACGAGGTACCCGCTGAGTAGTACTGAACTGGCAGGGCTTACGCGCCGTACCGGTCTGGAAAATGAGAATGATGAGCAGGAAACAAAAGAGGTTATCCTGGAATTTCTGGCCCATAAACCTGAATTGGCGGGAAGTGATAGCCTGATCGACAACAACAGGCTCGCCAAAGCTTATGCAGCCTATACCTCTTTAAAAGATATTGAAAGCCAGCATGAGGTGGACCGATACAACGAGCAGGTAAGGAAGAGGAATATACTGGCCAATCGTTTCCACTGGGTTAACCCTGCGGTAAGTATGCAGGATGTGTTCACTCATATCGTACATACCGATCTGAACACTTTTTTACGCTTTCAGGATGCTCTCGGCATGTTCCATGAGAAAATCACAGACTTCTATTTTCAAAAGCTGTTTTGGGACCAGCGCATCCACCGCGAGGACTACTCGAAGTTACCGGCATTCCATATGGAAAAAAGCATTGACCGGTACACGGTTGCTACCGGCATCATTTTTCAAATTGCACTTTTGACCATCCTGTTTGCTCTGGCCGGGCTGGTGACCATTAAAAAGAAGAGCCTGATATGA
- a CDS encoding succinylglutamate desuccinylase/aspartoacylase family protein, with amino-acid sequence MRKYVLWIAGIAIAVGEVAAQSPFTFYGKALKPGTKTHELVELSDGKNKATIPVTIFHGASEGPVLGITAGVHGYEYPPILAGQQLTHKIDPGQLSGTVILVQVANTGAFLGRTPFLNPADGKNLNRSFPGNAKGTITERIADFISREVISKCDYFLDMHAGDAPEDLMPYTAYYHSDDMPEISEKGRLMATNMGFDHIVVFNVTGKTARPSTYCSAEAFKAGIPAMDIECGGLGRSEEQQVGQVVKGVQSLLKQLKMLEGQPLVTPSIAVIKKRSYLSSDHKGIFYAAKTSGDYVVKGMHLGYITDFFGNRLQDIYADQSGVVLIILGTPPVNEGETVAVIGSIESNK; translated from the coding sequence ATGAGAAAATATGTCCTTTGGATAGCAGGTATTGCTATTGCCGTAGGAGAGGTGGCCGCTCAAAGTCCCTTTACCTTCTATGGAAAAGCATTAAAACCGGGCACAAAAACGCACGAATTGGTAGAGCTTTCTGACGGGAAAAACAAGGCTACCATTCCGGTAACTATCTTTCATGGCGCAAGTGAAGGGCCTGTTTTAGGTATTACGGCAGGGGTGCACGGGTACGAATACCCGCCTATACTGGCAGGTCAGCAATTGACACATAAAATCGATCCCGGCCAACTTTCGGGAACAGTAATACTGGTGCAGGTAGCCAATACGGGTGCCTTTCTGGGGAGGACTCCTTTTTTGAACCCGGCAGATGGCAAAAACCTGAACAGGTCATTTCCGGGAAATGCAAAAGGTACCATTACCGAACGCATTGCGGACTTCATCTCGCGGGAAGTAATCAGTAAATGTGACTACTTTCTCGATATGCATGCGGGTGACGCCCCTGAAGACCTTATGCCATATACGGCCTACTACCACAGCGATGATATGCCGGAAATCTCGGAAAAAGGCAGGTTAATGGCGACTAATATGGGCTTTGACCATATAGTGGTTTTCAATGTTACCGGAAAAACAGCCAGGCCAAGTACCTATTGCTCCGCCGAAGCTTTTAAGGCCGGTATCCCGGCTATGGACATAGAGTGTGGCGGGCTGGGTAGGTCAGAAGAGCAACAGGTCGGGCAAGTTGTAAAAGGTGTGCAAAGCCTGCTTAAACAGCTCAAAATGCTGGAAGGTCAGCCGCTGGTCACACCGTCTATTGCAGTAATTAAAAAAAGGTCATACCTGAGCAGCGATCACAAGGGTATATTCTACGCTGCCAAAACGAGCGGGGATTATGTGGTCAAAGGTATGCACCTGGGCTATATCACTGACTTTTTCGGAAATCGTCTTCAGGATATATACGCTGATCAGAGCGGTGTGGTGCTGATCATTTTGGGTACACCGCCGGTCAATGAAGGTGAGACCGTAGCGGTGATCGGTAGCATTGAAAGTAATAAATGA
- a CDS encoding DUF5916 domain-containing protein: MKLPFLVIMMMALSFTMHAQMDNQNFPPPLAPVEVEAVPANADIKIDGKLSEADWQNAPTVNDFFKIEPRQGGEFKHRTNVRLLYDQKHLYLGVFCADSLGKKGIRVQDLRRDFDWQENDNFGIQLDPQNLKQYCVSFQTTPYGNQRDLQNFNDNNTDNDWNALWSVRTHQTDSGYYAEFAIPFKSIRYERPGQTDSVTWGLTFTRLARRDYEHTVFPAIPQSFSPYRMTYAASLKGLKVPEPSANIRVEPYFLYQYDEREAAGQNTSDSDVKLGGDVKWAINPRSVLDLTFNTDFAQADVDRAVNNLERFNIFFPERRQFFLENSGIWAGAGDPSIKPFFSRTIGLQGNFNAEPARIDAGVRYTMRDDQRSIAGLYIHQAQTGNSPAASFGAARYLQNYGQENNIGIMVTHRQDEHSDELGVSQSNNTTLTVDGLIRPKNELTVTYMLSGSRDNSSDTLGLAGKLFASYSANKFYLGWLTNFVTEDYNPDMGFVYQNNVIRHNPGGYFIWRPKNVPWIRRFDPGAFFNYYHDASDPGNFQQANIYLFPIYIIFTNGSFFEYAIYPTWQNINFDFAPLGISIAHDEYYYTNHQVKYNSDQSRKLSVSGSFSWGDFYNGKKITTNGGVRFAPIPHMAFTADYEYNKLNDLGEQKENLETHLTTLGARFALNPRVQLSAFYQYNSFDEQGRWNIRGSWEYRPLSFIYLVFNDTRIQGLEQPFAEQQVIGKVTFLKQF; the protein is encoded by the coding sequence ATGAAACTACCCTTTTTGGTGATCATGATGATGGCATTGTCCTTTACAATGCATGCTCAGATGGACAATCAGAATTTTCCCCCTCCGCTGGCTCCTGTCGAAGTGGAGGCGGTGCCGGCTAATGCTGACATAAAAATTGATGGAAAATTGTCAGAAGCGGACTGGCAAAATGCTCCGACCGTCAATGATTTTTTTAAGATTGAGCCCAGGCAGGGAGGTGAGTTTAAGCACCGGACTAACGTACGCCTGCTCTATGATCAAAAGCATTTGTATCTGGGGGTATTCTGCGCAGATTCCCTCGGTAAGAAAGGTATCCGTGTACAGGACCTGAGAAGGGACTTTGACTGGCAGGAAAACGACAATTTCGGCATTCAGCTCGACCCTCAAAACCTGAAACAGTACTGCGTGTCATTTCAGACCACGCCATACGGGAACCAGCGCGACCTCCAGAATTTTAATGACAACAATACTGATAATGACTGGAATGCCCTCTGGTCTGTGAGGACGCACCAGACAGATTCGGGGTACTACGCCGAATTTGCCATTCCCTTTAAGTCCATACGCTACGAGCGGCCCGGCCAGACCGACTCTGTTACCTGGGGTCTCACCTTCACGAGGCTGGCCCGCAGGGATTATGAACATACGGTTTTTCCAGCTATACCACAGTCGTTTTCTCCCTATCGGATGACCTATGCAGCCAGTTTAAAAGGACTTAAGGTGCCTGAGCCAAGTGCTAACATTCGGGTGGAACCTTATTTTTTATATCAATATGACGAAAGAGAAGCTGCAGGACAAAACACTTCTGATAGTGATGTAAAACTGGGAGGCGATGTGAAATGGGCCATCAATCCGCGATCGGTACTGGACCTGACTTTTAACACCGATTTTGCCCAGGCCGATGTGGACAGGGCGGTAAACAACCTGGAGAGGTTTAATATATTTTTCCCTGAAAGAAGACAGTTTTTCCTGGAGAATTCCGGTATATGGGCAGGGGCGGGAGACCCGTCCATTAAACCATTTTTTAGCCGTACCATAGGCTTACAGGGTAATTTTAATGCCGAACCTGCCAGAATCGATGCAGGTGTAAGATACACTATGCGAGACGACCAACGGTCCATAGCCGGGTTATACATTCACCAGGCACAAACAGGCAACTCCCCGGCGGCCAGCTTTGGCGCTGCCAGGTACCTGCAGAATTACGGACAGGAAAACAATATTGGAATTATGGTCACTCATCGGCAGGACGAGCACTCCGATGAATTAGGTGTGAGCCAGAGCAACAACACCACCCTGACAGTTGACGGTCTGATAAGACCCAAAAATGAGCTGACCGTTACCTACATGCTCTCCGGCTCGAGGGACAACTCCAGTGATACCCTTGGCCTGGCCGGTAAATTGTTTGCCAGCTATTCTGCCAATAAATTCTACCTGGGCTGGCTTACCAACTTTGTGACCGAAGACTATAATCCCGACATGGGTTTCGTTTACCAAAACAATGTGATCAGGCATAACCCGGGGGGCTACTTTATATGGAGGCCGAAGAATGTTCCGTGGATACGCCGTTTTGATCCCGGAGCCTTTTTTAATTACTATCACGATGCCAGTGATCCCGGAAATTTTCAACAGGCAAACATCTACCTGTTCCCCATTTACATCATTTTTACTAATGGCAGTTTCTTTGAATATGCGATCTATCCCACCTGGCAGAATATAAATTTTGATTTTGCCCCGCTGGGGATATCCATAGCCCACGATGAGTATTACTATACCAACCACCAGGTAAAATACAACTCTGACCAGTCGAGAAAGCTGTCCGTATCCGGATCGTTTAGCTGGGGTGATTTTTATAACGGAAAGAAGATCACCACCAATGGTGGAGTTAGGTTTGCTCCCATACCTCATATGGCATTTACTGCTGACTACGAATACAATAAGTTGAACGATCTGGGTGAGCAAAAAGAGAACCTGGAGACTCATCTCACTACTCTTGGAGCACGGTTTGCCCTCAACCCAAGAGTACAACTTTCGGCATTTTACCAGTACAATTCGTTCGATGAGCAAGGCAGGTGGAACATCCGGGGGAGCTGGGAGTACAGGCCATTATCGTTCATATACCTGGTATTTAACGATACGCGTATTCAGGGGCTTGAACAACCCTTCGCAGAGCAACAGGTAATCGGTAAAGTCACTTTCTTAAAGCAGTTTTAA
- a CDS encoding MATE family efflux transporter has product MTNRPDLLNDNLWKIALRLSPPGILGMLMISVNSLIDSVYMGNLVGADAFAGVSLLFPLTLIISAATGFIATGSGSVLSRAIGAGNIKVQRKVIPNLLALSLLFSGILMAAGLLFTDGLVALMGGEGEVLEAGKEYFWAYTCGIFFSIYGLSANGLIRAEGKVKEAMNYTMISVVLNLMATPLFITGFSMGVAGAAWGSVLSMAVYSLLTSWYFVRGRSSFSTGRFRVRIERDIIKDVISVGTSSLSMQLSNVVRQFFLFRLVAAYGSNHDIAFFSAAFRLFSFVSVPAMGLLQPLQPVVGINYGADKWQRCMDAIKTFRLGAIGLILLLLMPIIIFPESVVSLMIPGEMLSQGELNNLRLIFLAMPWLPVASTGIIFFQATGKGKLATTIPVARQLILFVPLVLLLSVMVGLDGIYYALAIENMAYAIVVQLLLRRELKKLSPQAGLSAG; this is encoded by the coding sequence ATGACCAACCGACCTGACCTGCTAAATGATAACCTATGGAAGATTGCACTGAGACTTTCACCTCCCGGTATTCTGGGGATGCTCATGATCTCGGTCAATTCATTAATAGACTCGGTTTATATGGGGAACCTGGTCGGGGCGGATGCTTTTGCAGGTGTTAGTCTTTTATTTCCGCTTACACTTATCATTTCAGCCGCTACCGGGTTTATTGCGACAGGCTCAGGCTCTGTATTGAGCCGCGCCATAGGAGCAGGCAACATCAAAGTGCAACGTAAAGTAATTCCCAACCTGTTGGCGCTTTCCCTCCTTTTTTCAGGGATATTAATGGCAGCCGGACTGTTGTTCACTGATGGATTAGTGGCGTTGATGGGAGGGGAAGGAGAAGTACTGGAGGCAGGCAAGGAATACTTTTGGGCCTATACATGCGGTATTTTCTTTAGTATCTACGGGCTGTCAGCCAATGGACTGATCCGTGCGGAAGGTAAGGTAAAGGAAGCCATGAACTACACCATGATAAGCGTAGTACTTAACCTGATGGCCACGCCACTGTTCATTACTGGTTTTTCTATGGGTGTGGCAGGGGCTGCCTGGGGCAGCGTGCTCAGTATGGCTGTTTATAGCCTGCTTACTTCATGGTACTTTGTCAGGGGGAGATCATCATTCAGTACCGGTCGTTTCAGAGTTCGTATTGAACGGGACATTATCAAAGATGTGATCAGTGTAGGCACTTCATCCCTGTCTATGCAATTGTCCAATGTGGTGAGACAGTTTTTCCTGTTCAGGCTTGTAGCTGCGTATGGCAGTAACCATGATATCGCATTTTTCAGTGCGGCATTCAGGCTGTTTTCTTTTGTTTCGGTGCCTGCTATGGGGCTATTGCAGCCTTTGCAGCCGGTAGTCGGTATTAACTATGGTGCAGATAAGTGGCAGCGTTGTATGGATGCTATAAAGACGTTTCGACTGGGTGCCATTGGCCTCATACTCTTGCTGCTTATGCCAATCATCATATTCCCCGAGTCGGTGGTTTCACTTATGATCCCCGGAGAGATGTTAAGTCAGGGCGAATTGAATAATCTTCGGCTTATATTTCTGGCTATGCCATGGCTTCCTGTAGCGTCTACCGGAATTATATTTTTTCAGGCTACCGGTAAGGGCAAGTTGGCTACCACCATACCCGTAGCTCGCCAGCTTATTTTATTTGTACCATTGGTTCTGCTGTTGTCTGTTATGGTTGGGCTTGATGGTATTTATTATGCACTGGCCATTGAAAACATGGCCTATGCCATAGTTGTGCAGTTGCTTTTACGAAGGGAGTTGAAAAAGCTAAGCCCTCAGGCCGGATTAAGCGCAGGGTAA
- a CDS encoding class I SAM-dependent methyltransferase: protein MAENWSGHYKHLNEKTPPAAMLSRALAAFQHEHADHGDKLSLDLGCGNGIDTLAMLQDHWHVTAIDRERLALEAVERLAEPELRERLETRCIDFAKLDALPVYKLVNATFSLPFCPPARFYHLWNVICNAISPGGRFSGQFFGVRDSWSTNPEMTFHTRKEVEKLFTGFETEHLEEVEKEGKLISGQPKYWHVFHVVARKI, encoded by the coding sequence ATGGCCGAAAACTGGAGTGGGCATTACAAGCACCTCAACGAAAAGACACCTCCAGCCGCTATGCTGTCTCGCGCACTGGCCGCCTTTCAACATGAACATGCAGACCATGGCGATAAACTATCGCTGGACCTCGGGTGTGGCAATGGCATAGATACCCTGGCCATGCTACAAGACCACTGGCATGTTACGGCCATAGACCGTGAGCGCCTCGCTTTGGAAGCTGTGGAAAGGCTTGCCGAACCGGAATTAAGGGAGCGCCTGGAAACCCGGTGTATCGACTTTGCCAAACTAGATGCCCTTCCTGTATATAAACTGGTTAATGCCACTTTTAGCCTCCCGTTTTGTCCGCCTGCCCGATTCTACCATTTGTGGAATGTTATCTGCAATGCTATTTCACCAGGAGGCAGGTTCAGCGGCCAGTTTTTTGGTGTGCGGGATTCCTGGAGTACTAATCCTGAAATGACTTTTCACACCCGGAAAGAGGTGGAAAAGCTTTTTACAGGATTTGAAACAGAGCACCTTGAAGAAGTGGAAAAAGAGGGTAAGTTAATTTCAGGACAACCCAAATACTGGCATGTTTTTCATGTAGTAGCCAGAAAAATATAA
- a CDS encoding Fur family transcriptional regulator produces the protein MDNKRIIEDLLKSHGLKKTPIRLEMLQLFFKYDFALSASDLDTLMKSGHDRVTVYRALASFEEHGILHKASEDVQGIKYAMCSSGCPDEVHTDMHAHFTCDECHHTYCLEDVKVPEIKVSNNYAIDRVNYTLKGTCKQCKS, from the coding sequence ATGGATAATAAACGCATCATAGAAGACCTCCTGAAATCGCACGGGTTAAAGAAAACACCTATCAGATTAGAGATGTTGCAGTTGTTTTTCAAATATGATTTTGCATTGTCGGCAAGTGACCTTGACACCCTCATGAAGTCTGGACATGACCGGGTAACGGTGTACAGGGCCTTGGCATCATTTGAAGAACACGGGATCCTGCACAAGGCGTCGGAAGACGTACAGGGCATTAAGTATGCTATGTGTAGCAGTGGTTGTCCTGATGAGGTTCACACAGATATGCATGCTCACTTCACCTGCGACGAATGCCATCACACCTACTGTCTCGAGGATGTAAAAGTCCCGGAGATAAAAGTCTCTAATAACTATGCTATCGACAGGGTCAATTACACCCTTAAGGGCACTTGCAAACAATGTAAATCCTGA